A DNA window from Gigantopelta aegis isolate Gae_Host chromosome 4, Gae_host_genome, whole genome shotgun sequence contains the following coding sequences:
- the LOC121372553 gene encoding ras-like GTP-binding protein Rho1, translating into MLLFDCFINKHSPHRLRKKLVIVGDGECGKTSLLQRFTKGEFNEHGYTPTVFETDVIDVYHDDKVVELLLFDTAGQEDYDRLRPFSYPDTDVIIVCFSIACQDSLENVSCNWVPEVRHFLGKVPIILVGTKKDLRDNTDEFIRQGPLKHKEGAILSSRIGAETYVECSAKTGEGVTDVFNAAITACTKKRSWWARFRRKIFNNVKIKA; encoded by the exons ATGCTTTTATTTGACTGCTTTATAAATAAAC ACAGCCCACATCGACTGAGAAAGAAACTGGTTATCGTCGGAGATGGTGAATGTGGCAAGACGTCGCTACTGCAGAGGTTCACCAAGGGAGAGTTTAACGAGCACGGCTACACCCCAACAGTGTTCGAGACTGATGTCATAGATGTGTACCACGACGACAAAGTG GTTGAGTTGCTGCTGTTCGACACGGCAGGTCAGGAAGACTACGACCGACTCCGACCTTTCTCCTACCCCGACACTGACGTTATTATCGTCTGCTTCTCCATCGCCTGCCAAGACAGCCTGGAAAACGTCTCGTGCAACTGGGTGCCGGAAGTACGTCACTTCTTGGGGAAGGTGCCCATCATTTTGGTTGGAACCAAGAAAGACTTGAGAGACAACACGGATGAGTTCATAAGACAAGGACCACTGAAACACAAAGAAGGCGCCATTTTGTCGTCACGGATAGGAGCAGAAACCTACGTGGAATGTTCGGCAAAGACCGGCGAGGGTGTTACGGACGTGTTCAATGCCGCCATCACAGCATGCACTAAGAAACGATCATGGTGGGCACGGTTTCGAAGAAAGATCTTCAACAATGTAAAGATCAAAGCGTGA